One window of Campylobacter sp. RM12651 genomic DNA carries:
- a CDS encoding FTR1 family protein yields the protein MKKIFLLIFAICISLIARDDVDYFKEKDLIIEKLNKGLEAYKKGDAKTARQLASEAYFQHFENMEGPIGRNIGRKGYLMERKFTNLRGYYGRGENIGKIEALIDGLIFDLEEVTPVIQNGFKIVAVASDPNYDKAKAEMNARENLLKTCIEGEMMFGADENSAKTKCEEQKAAELAHLSKEASGEITKPTMQKEVYDSLEDLQAAAAIDPKLQYVYDLLSEKFDEAIQYNKQGEFTKAADTIGVAREEIYINTNIEILINATKNLNMRSKLRSFGSDIREGKVTESDMRARSEEILDSIFDVMTKIDASNLDKLKLVGYVDETKNVDYTQVATDIKIALNKIVQDYETMGEKASIDALQNIYLDIFEAKGMESKIGAVNSNIKLEIEAKFTKGTALIKSKASKDELIANFDELNKLIESQLDKINDTSVWFLFISSLTIILREGLEALIIVVAIISYIIQSGNKDRLNIAYSALGSGVVLSFITAFIVSYFIKNSGQSRELIEGVTMLIAVVLLFYVGFWLLSNARNKKYASNLKEQARLAITNGSAKTLWWTVFLAVFREGAETILFYQALLIDSGSSAGLSAVLGGLALGIVILVVLYFLLKAGAIRIPIKQFFLITSIIIFYMCFAFTGKGIMELVEGKVLTPHLIPMQFESITWLGLYPYYESLILQAIILVLLVGGVVYMQIKSKEKQ from the coding sequence GTGAAAAAAATATTTTTGCTTATTTTTGCTATTTGTATATCTTTAATAGCTAGAGATGATGTTGATTATTTCAAGGAAAAAGATTTAATTATAGAAAAGCTAAATAAAGGTTTAGAAGCCTATAAAAAAGGTGATGCAAAAACTGCAAGACAACTTGCAAGTGAAGCTTATTTTCAACATTTTGAAAATATGGAAGGTCCTATTGGAAGAAATATTGGTAGAAAAGGCTATTTGATGGAGAGAAAATTTACCAATCTTCGTGGTTATTATGGGCGTGGAGAAAATATAGGCAAAATTGAAGCTTTAATAGATGGTTTGATATTTGATTTAGAAGAAGTAACGCCAGTTATACAAAATGGCTTTAAAATAGTTGCAGTAGCGTCTGATCCAAATTATGATAAAGCAAAAGCTGAAATGAATGCAAGAGAGAATTTATTAAAAACTTGCATTGAAGGTGAGATGATGTTTGGAGCAGATGAAAATAGTGCAAAAACTAAATGTGAAGAACAAAAAGCAGCAGAATTAGCCCATCTTAGCAAAGAAGCAAGTGGAGAAATCACAAAACCAACTATGCAAAAAGAAGTTTATGATAGTTTAGAAGACCTTCAAGCAGCAGCTGCGATTGATCCGAAATTACAATATGTATATGATTTATTAAGTGAGAAATTTGACGAAGCTATTCAATACAATAAGCAAGGAGAATTTACAAAAGCAGCTGATACAATTGGCGTTGCAAGAGAAGAAATATATATAAATACAAATATTGAAATTCTAATAAATGCAACAAAAAATCTTAATATGAGAAGCAAGTTAAGAAGTTTTGGCAGTGATATTCGCGAAGGAAAAGTAACTGAAAGCGATATGAGAGCTAGAAGTGAAGAGATATTAGATTCTATATTTGATGTAATGACTAAAATAGATGCTAGTAATTTAGATAAATTAAAATTAGTTGGATATGTTGATGAGACTAAGAATGTAGATTATACTCAAGTTGCAACTGATATTAAAATAGCTTTAAATAAAATAGTTCAAGACTATGAAACAATGGGAGAAAAAGCAAGTATTGATGCTCTTCAAAATATATATTTAGACATTTTTGAAGCAAAAGGAATGGAGAGTAAAATTGGTGCTGTTAATTCAAATATAAAGCTTGAAATAGAAGCAAAATTTACTAAAGGAACAGCACTAATTAAAAGTAAGGCTTCTAAAGATGAGTTAATTGCTAATTTTGATGAGTTAAACAAATTAATTGAAAGTCAGTTAGATAAAATCAATGATACAAGTGTTTGGTTTTTATTTATATCATCACTTACTATTATTTTAAGAGAAGGTTTAGAAGCTTTAATAATAGTAGTTGCAATAATTTCATATATTATTCAAAGTGGTAATAAAGACAGATTAAATATAGCTTATTCAGCACTTGGTAGTGGTGTTGTTTTATCGTTTATCACTGCTTTTATAGTTTCATATTTTATTAAAAATTCAGGACAAAGTAGAGAGCTAATAGAAGGTGTAACAATGCTAATTGCTGTTGTTTTATTATTTTATGTTGGCTTTTGGCTACTTAGTAATGCAAGAAATAAAAAATATGCAAGTAATTTAAAAGAGCAAGCAAGATTAGCTATTACAAATGGCAGTGCTAAAACATTATGGTGGACCGTGTTTTTAGCAGTATTTAGAGAAGGTGCTGAAACAATATTGTTTTATCAAGCATTATTGATTGATTCTGGTTCTAGTGCTGGACTTAGTGCTGTTTTAGGTGGTTTAGCTCTTGGTATTGTTATATTAGTAGTTTTATATTTCTTACTTAAAGCTGGTGCAATTAGAATTCCTATAAAACAATTTTTCTTAATAACCTCAATTATTATTTTTTATATGTGTTTTGCTTTTACAGGCAAAGGGATTATGGAACTTGTTGAGGGCAAGGTCTTAACTCCACATCTCATACCAATGCAATTTGAAAGCATTACTTGGTTAGGATTATATCCTTATTATGAGAGCTTAATTTTACAGGCAATAATCCTCGTCCTATTAGTAGGAGGAGTTGTTTATATGCAAATCAAATCAAAGGAGAAACAATGA
- a CDS encoding sodium-dependent transporter: MKRLTWSNRLTYILTVAGATIGFGATWRFPYMVGENGGGAYVLLFIIAMFLVGVPIILVENIIGRRMHKNSVDCFSKKWQFVGYLGLFGSYAIMAYYMVLGAWVISYIVNIIMSMFNLGGLDLTSVITAEQTSLHYQKNIENDPLMIGIYTFIFVFINWIILRRGVIDGIERSVKYLMPLLFLCLIAMVIRNVTLDGAIEGIKFYLYPDFSKITPNIFLYVIGQVFFALSLGFGVMITLSSYLDKGEDLLKTAIITGIVNTLVAVLAGFMIFPSLFSFGLNPDAGPSLVFKTLPIVFSHMHFGDFFAIVFFVLLLTAALTTSLPIYQVIISVLEEKFKISKNTAINLVLGGIFILGNIPALLSYGVLDNVLIYGRNIFDTFDFISGNILFVITALLCVIYVAFVLGKDEALREISNNYELKNPLYKAWFYYIKYFIPIVIIVIFISGFENLKSYILGFFN; this comes from the coding sequence ATGAAACGACTTACTTGGAGTAATAGACTTACATATATTTTAACCGTTGCAGGTGCTACTATTGGATTTGGAGCTACTTGGAGATTTCCTTATATGGTAGGAGAAAATGGTGGTGGTGCTTATGTTTTATTATTTATAATAGCTATGTTTTTAGTCGGTGTTCCTATTATCTTAGTAGAAAATATAATAGGCAGAAGAATGCATAAAAATAGCGTTGATTGTTTTAGTAAAAAATGGCAATTTGTGGGGTATTTAGGGCTATTTGGAAGCTATGCGATTATGGCTTATTATATGGTTTTAGGTGCTTGGGTAATTAGCTATATTGTAAATATTATTATGTCTATGTTTAATTTAGGCGGGCTTGATTTAACTTCAGTAATTACAGCAGAGCAAACTAGCTTACATTATCAAAAAAATATAGAAAATGACCCTTTAATGATAGGAATTTATACATTTATTTTTGTATTTATTAATTGGATTATTTTAAGGCGTGGAGTTATTGATGGAATTGAGCGTTCTGTTAAGTATCTAATGCCGCTTTTGTTTTTATGTCTTATTGCTATGGTTATTAGAAATGTTACTTTAGATGGGGCAATTGAAGGGATTAAGTTTTATTTATATCCTGATTTTAGCAAGATTACACCTAATATATTTTTATATGTTATAGGACAAGTATTTTTTGCTTTATCGCTTGGATTTGGGGTTATGATTACATTATCAAGTTACCTTGATAAAGGCGAGGATTTATTAAAAACAGCAATTATTACAGGTATTGTAAATACTCTTGTAGCGGTTTTAGCAGGATTTATGATATTTCCTTCTTTATTTTCTTTTGGATTAAATCCTGATGCTGGTCCATCATTAGTATTTAAAACCTTACCAATAGTGTTTTCTCATATGCATTTTGGGGATTTCTTTGCTATAGTGTTTTTTGTTTTATTATTAACAGCTGCACTTACTACGAGTTTGCCTATTTATCAAGTAATTATTTCTGTATTAGAAGAAAAATTTAAAATCTCAAAAAATACAGCGATTAATTTAGTTTTAGGTGGAATTTTTATATTAGGAAATATTCCTGCTTTATTAAGTTATGGAGTGCTTGATAATGTTTTAATTTATGGAAGAAATATTTTTGATACATTTGATTTTATTAGTGGAAATATTTTATTTGTAATTACAGCTTTACTTTGTGTAATTTATGTTGCTTTTGTTTTAGGTAAAGATGAAGCTTTAAGAGAAATTAGCAATAATTATGAACTTAAAAATCCACTTTATAAAGCTTGGTTTTATTATATAAAATATTTTATTCCTATTGTAATTATTGTAATTTTTATAAGTGGTTTTGAGAATTTAAAATCATATATTTTGGGATTTTTTAATTAA
- a CDS encoding anaerobic C4-dicarboxylate transporter, producing MKNKYVWIVVAICFLLFANVVGFLDLAIVLAAIFLGVRLGGIAIGYTGGIGVILLGILCGIKPGEIPTSVILIIMSVIAAISAMQLAGGLDYLVHIAEKILRKNPKKINYLAPSITYFLTILAGTGHTAFSMIPVIVEVAKEQNIKPKAPLSLAVVSSQIAITASPVSAAVVYLSGVLEPFGYSYLTLLSIWIGSTYLACMLSAFLVTKFSNLDLSSDEYYQELLKKGEIAKKQSTQKEIIKGAKTSVAIFVIGVLAVVCYATYISGLKADKIIIPRDSAIMCVMLSIATFIVLSTKINTSKIIETSVFKSGMNACVCVLGVAWLGDTYVSAHSNEIKEFAKGLVEQYQFLLAFAFFFASMLLYSQAATAKAIVPSVIVALALNENPENAKIIIASFAAVSALFVLPTYPTLLGAVGMDDTKTTRIGKYVFNHSFFIPGVLMIALSVALGFLFVKFI from the coding sequence ATGAAAAACAAATATGTTTGGATTGTTGTAGCGATTTGCTTTTTGCTTTTTGCAAATGTTGTTGGATTTTTGGATTTAGCCATAGTTTTAGCGGCTATATTTTTAGGTGTTAGACTTGGTGGAATTGCCATTGGTTATACTGGTGGGATTGGAGTTATTTTATTAGGTATTTTGTGTGGTATAAAACCAGGCGAAATTCCAACTTCGGTAATTTTAATAATTATGTCAGTAATTGCAGCAATTTCGGCTATGCAATTAGCAGGTGGGCTTGATTATTTGGTGCATATTGCTGAAAAAATACTTAGGAAAAACCCTAAAAAAATCAATTATTTAGCTCCTAGTATTACTTATTTTTTAACTATTTTAGCAGGGACAGGGCATACTGCGTTTTCTATGATACCAGTAATTGTTGAGGTTGCAAAAGAGCAAAATATTAAGCCAAAAGCTCCACTTAGCCTTGCAGTTGTATCAAGTCAAATAGCAATTACTGCAAGTCCTGTTAGTGCAGCTGTTGTTTATCTTAGTGGTGTGCTTGAGCCTTTTGGGTATTCTTATTTAACATTATTAAGCATTTGGATAGGTAGCACCTATTTAGCTTGTATGCTTAGTGCTTTTTTAGTAACTAAGTTTTCAAATCTTGATTTAAGTTCTGATGAGTATTATCAAGAATTACTTAAAAAAGGTGAAATAGCAAAAAAACAAAGCACTCAAAAAGAGATTATTAAAGGTGCTAAGACTAGCGTTGCGATTTTTGTTATTGGCGTTTTAGCTGTTGTTTGTTATGCGACTTATATTTCAGGCTTAAAAGCTGATAAGATAATTATTCCAAGAGATAGTGCTATTATGTGTGTAATGCTTAGCATTGCTACTTTTATTGTATTAAGCACTAAAATCAATACTTCAAAAATCATTGAAACAAGTGTATTTAAAAGCGGTATGAATGCTTGTGTTTGTGTTTTAGGTGTTGCGTGGCTAGGAGATACTTATGTAAGCGCTCATAGTAATGAAATAAAAGAATTTGCTAAAGGCTTAGTAGAACAATATCAATTCTTATTAGCTTTTGCCTTTTTCTTTGCTAGTATGCTTTTATATTCTCAAGCAGCAACTGCTAAAGCAATAGTTCCATCAGTAATTGTTGCACTTGCATTAAATGAAAACCCAGAAAACGCAAAAATAATCATCGCTTCTTTTGCAGCAGTTTCAGCACTCTTTGTGTTACCAACTTACCCAACATTACTTGGTGCGGTTGGAATGGATGATACAAAAACTACTAGGATAGGAAAGTATGTATTTAACCATTCTTTCTTTATTCCAGGCGTTTTAATGATTGCTTTAAGCGTTGCTTTAGGATTTTTATTTGTAAAATTTATTTAA
- a CDS encoding heavy metal translocating P-type ATPase has translation MQKLQCKNNCKVIHHSKNRLRIRLNTLNNLSDNHLLVSEFNLNFSGVFVSVNNASKSLVFTSSKEIDNNLAQKILDFFSTYEIKQLKKAKETPSKAMIYSSILALANSYKTSPIYDGFVSSATALPLLKEGTLELIENGLTSKVLEAAAVGVSLYRKDYKAANSTNLMLNIGEYIEESVVAKSDDLIKELAKPQITHAWVEVNQELIKKSAKDLVVGDIVVVSQGDNIAVDGYIVDGIASINQVSMTGEAQAVTKSRGDRVLSGTVVVEGRIKIWAESVGENTSTAKILHYMKDCLEEKSKIGQKAYKLADSLVPVTLGLAGLAYLYKGSAAMASVLQADYSCALKLATPVAFKSAISYAGRRQILLKGSTALENLSSVDTFVFDKTGTLTYGDLKVESVHVFSPKYDEKTLLNLSASAEEHYFHPVAEAIVKAAKERGFSHINHGEVEFIVAHGVKTSIDNEEVIIGSRHFLEDDEGVDFSRANANIKELLDKGLTLLYVAKSKELLGVIAMKDEIRSNAKEVLAKLKQNGVKELVMLTGDIESRALEVAKELGIDKVYAELLPQDKANILASLKAQGKKVAFIGDGINDAPSLVQADVGISMQKGADLAKASADIGLLRDDFACILEAKVIANETMKKIDKNFSTTVWVNSFILGAATLGLLSPAATAFAHNGTTIGLLANAIKHKQLF, from the coding sequence ATGCAAAAGCTTCAATGCAAGAATAATTGTAAGGTTATTCATCACTCTAAAAATCGTCTTAGAATTAGGCTAAATACGCTTAATAATCTAAGCGATAATCATTTATTAGTAAGTGAGTTTAATCTTAATTTTTCTGGTGTTTTTGTAAGTGTTAATAATGCTTCAAAAAGCTTAGTTTTTACAAGTTCAAAAGAAATTGATAATAATTTAGCTCAAAAAATATTAGATTTTTTTAGCACTTATGAAATTAAGCAATTAAAAAAAGCAAAAGAAACTCCAAGTAAGGCTATGATTTATTCATCTATTTTAGCTTTAGCAAATAGCTATAAAACAAGCCCTATTTATGATGGTTTTGTTTCTAGTGCAACTGCATTGCCTTTATTAAAAGAAGGAACTTTAGAACTTATTGAAAATGGTTTAACTTCAAAAGTATTAGAAGCAGCAGCGGTAGGAGTTTCTTTATATAGAAAAGATTATAAAGCAGCAAATAGCACTAATTTAATGCTAAATATTGGCGAATATATTGAAGAAAGCGTAGTGGCAAAAAGTGATGATTTGATAAAAGAACTAGCAAAACCACAAATAACTCACGCTTGGGTAGAAGTTAATCAAGAGCTTATTAAAAAAAGTGCAAAAGATTTGGTAGTAGGGGATATTGTAGTGGTATCTCAAGGAGATAATATAGCAGTTGATGGTTATATTGTTGATGGGATTGCTAGTATTAATCAAGTTTCTATGACAGGAGAAGCCCAAGCAGTTACTAAAAGTCGTGGAGATAGGGTTTTAAGTGGAACCGTGGTAGTTGAAGGTCGTATTAAAATATGGGCTGAAAGCGTTGGAGAAAATACATCAACAGCTAAGATTTTACATTATATGAAAGATTGCTTAGAAGAAAAATCAAAAATAGGGCAAAAAGCTTATAAATTAGCAGATAGTTTAGTGCCTGTTACTTTAGGACTTGCTGGACTTGCATATTTATATAAAGGAAGTGCAGCGATGGCTAGTGTGCTTCAGGCTGATTATTCTTGTGCTTTAAAATTAGCAACTCCTGTGGCATTTAAAAGTGCTATTTCTTATGCAGGAAGAAGACAGATATTGCTTAAAGGTAGCACTGCTTTAGAGAATTTAAGCTCGGTTGATACTTTTGTATTTGATAAAACAGGCACATTAACTTATGGGGATTTAAAAGTTGAAAGCGTTCATGTATTTAGTCCAAAATATGATGAAAAAACCTTACTAAATCTTAGTGCAAGTGCTGAAGAGCATTATTTTCACCCTGTTGCAGAAGCTATAGTAAAGGCTGCTAAAGAGCGTGGATTTTCTCATATTAATCACGGAGAAGTGGAGTTTATAGTGGCACACGGCGTTAAAACTAGCATTGATAATGAAGAAGTAATAATTGGCTCAAGGCACTTTTTAGAAGATGATGAAGGTGTTGATTTTTCTAGGGCTAATGCAAATATTAAAGAGCTTTTAGATAAAGGCTTAACTCTTTTATATGTAGCAAAATCTAAAGAATTATTAGGCGTAATTGCTATGAAAGATGAAATTAGAAGCAATGCTAAAGAAGTCTTAGCAAAGCTTAAGCAAAACGGCGTAAAAGAATTAGTAATGCTAACAGGCGATATTGAAAGTAGGGCTTTAGAAGTTGCAAAAGAACTTGGAATTGATAAGGTTTATGCAGAGCTTTTACCACAAGATAAAGCAAATATTTTAGCTAGTTTAAAAGCTCAAGGCAAAAAAGTAGCCTTTATAGGCGATGGTATAAACGACGCTCCGTCGTTAGTTCAGGCTGATGTTGGAATTTCTATGCAAAAAGGTGCTGATTTAGCAAAAGCTAGTGCTGATATTGGATTACTAAGAGATGATTTTGCTTGTATTTTAGAAGCAAAAGTTATAGCTAATGAAACTATGAAAAAAATTGATAAAAACTTTAGCACAACGGTATGGGTTAATTCATTCATATTAGGTGCTGCAACACTTGGTTTATTAAGCCCAGCAGCTACTGCATTTGCTCATAATGGCACAACTATTGGCTTATTGGCTAATGCTATAAAACATAAGCAATTATTTTAA
- a CDS encoding YtxH domain-containing protein: MLTSNRVPSDHLLSSSLNNFFTTQDLKASLKVGVTSYFAIKTSNDIARKDYKNAIVSGISGILINQFLGENKMTNNNNPYLNNNQNYNVNQGYNNQNYSYNPYLNNVSNNNLNNTANNNQNTGFLSSLTTQGTGLFGSPLVKGILIGAAVTYLLSNKDAKDTLAKGVAKIQSFASAAIEEFKEQVEDAKASMQE; the protein is encoded by the coding sequence ATGCTTACATCAAATAGAGTTCCGAGTGATCATTTATTAAGCTCTAGTCTTAATAATTTTTTTACAACTCAAGATTTAAAAGCAAGTTTAAAGGTAGGAGTTACTAGCTATTTTGCAATTAAAACAAGCAATGATATAGCTAGGAAAGATTATAAAAACGCAATAGTTTCTGGAATTAGTGGAATTTTAATTAATCAATTTTTAGGAGAAAATAAAATGACAAATAATAATAATCCATATTTAAACAACAATCAAAATTACAATGTTAATCAAGGATATAATAATCAAAATTATTCTTATAATCCATATTTAAATAATGTTTCAAACAATAATTTAAATAATACAGCAAACAATAATCAAAATACAGGCTTTTTAAGTTCGCTAACAACTCAAGGAACAGGGCTTTTTGGCTCTCCTTTAGTAAAAGGAATTTTAATTGGTGCTGCGGTTACTTATTTATTAAGCAATAAAGATGCAAAAGATACTTTAGCAAAAGGTGTTGCAAAAATTCAAAGTTTTGCTAGTGCTGCTATTGAAGAATTTAAAGAGCAAGTAGAAGATGCAAAAGCTTCAATGCAAGAATAA
- a CDS encoding HMA2 domain-containing protein has translation MDKAKVLSEVLEYITITHHTSGRLRLDISSKIRELKDLESYNIDEVFNLKGINEVKVNKILGKVTILYDDKIISKQSLDNLINAKNIDEINLALKELNIA, from the coding sequence ATGGATAAAGCTAAGGTTTTAAGTGAAGTTTTAGAATACATTACAATCACTCATCACACAAGTGGTAGATTAAGACTTGATATATCTAGCAAGATAAGAGAATTAAAAGACTTAGAAAGCTACAACATTGATGAAGTTTTTAATCTAAAAGGGATTAATGAAGTTAAAGTTAATAAAATCTTAGGCAAGGTTACTATTTTATATGATGATAAAATCATATCAAAACAAAGCCTTGATAATTTAATCAATGCAAAAAACATTGATGAGATTAACCTAGCTTTAAAGGAGCTTAACATTGCTTGA
- a CDS encoding M23 family metallopeptidase, translating to MKKLFFISFFTTFLLSNNLINGKVDISIQNPIISKSEITYTKYPINNKTLLILAPNYRSSGKTLNITLDNQEYSLKVLEGEYKKEQIKLAKPSIIKPNKKLQERIAKEYDEAVKIYAKSTEKVYINKPFIIPLDSVITSPFGSARVFENTLKSYHSGTDFRAAIGVSIPASNDGVVVIAKDRYYSGGSVVIDHGYGVYSQYYHLSKINVKVGDFVKQSDIIGLSGDTGRVSGPHLHFGIAIKGVSVDPLDFVNKFNAKAFN from the coding sequence ATGAAAAAATTATTTTTTATCTCATTTTTTACAACATTTTTATTATCAAATAATCTAATAAATGGCAAAGTTGATATTAGCATTCAAAATCCAATAATTAGTAAAAGTGAAATCACTTACACAAAATATCCGATAAATAATAAAACCTTATTAATTTTAGCCCCAAATTATCGCTCAAGTGGTAAAACTTTAAATATTACTTTAGATAATCAAGAATATAGCCTTAAAGTGCTTGAAGGAGAATATAAAAAAGAGCAAATTAAACTTGCGAAACCATCAATTATTAAACCAAACAAAAAGCTGCAAGAAAGAATTGCTAAAGAATACGATGAAGCAGTGAAAATCTATGCAAAAAGCACCGAAAAAGTATATATTAATAAGCCTTTCATAATCCCTTTAGATAGCGTTATTACAAGCCCTTTTGGAAGTGCTAGGGTGTTTGAAAACACTCTTAAGAGTTATCATTCAGGCACTGATTTTAGAGCAGCAATTGGAGTTAGCATTCCAGCTAGTAATGATGGAGTAGTAGTTATTGCAAAAGATAGATATTATTCAGGTGGTAGCGTTGTGATTGATCATGGATACGGCGTTTATTCGCAATATTATCATTTAAGCAAGATTAATGTAAAAGTGGGTGATTTTGTAAAACAATCAGATATTATAGGACTTAGTGGAGATACGGGCAGGGTTAGTGGACCTCATCTTCATTTTGGAATTGCTATAAAAGGCGTTAGTGTTGATCCACTTGATTTTGTAAATAAATTCAACGCAAAGGCTTTTAATTGA
- a CDS encoding SAM-dependent methyltransferase, with translation MIFSKYFDTWSKEYYKKGVKVGKDGDFYTAVSVGELFGFLCAKRFIFLVDEKILKLPIDIVEIGANEGYLLKDFLTYLKDKRPEIYKQINVKIIEPHDNLRALQKKNLNVEFKHYYFDDFSSDNAFFIANELFDAFACELYDNHKFGFVENGKIIFKEHKNSYEYLQDKLEKRLEFSPMIYDFLSALDKKCKEFYFLTFDYFSTYLNDEFSLRIFKNHQLIDPFNANLEELFANCDITWNVNYDELCFYFDKLNLKHSFKKQSRALMEFGVDEFSDIKYANAIKYLFFGFSDNFHCLEFNKNIKGD, from the coding sequence TTGATTTTTAGCAAATATTTTGATACTTGGAGTAAAGAGTATTATAAAAAAGGTGTAAAAGTTGGTAAAGATGGGGATTTTTATACAGCTGTTAGCGTTGGAGAGCTTTTTGGCTTTTTGTGTGCTAAAAGATTTATTTTTTTAGTTGATGAAAAGATTTTAAAACTACCTATTGATATAGTAGAAATCGGTGCAAATGAAGGGTATTTATTAAAAGATTTTTTAACATATTTAAAAGATAAACGCCCTGAAATTTATAAGCAAATTAATGTAAAAATCATAGAGCCACACGACAATCTAAGGGCTTTACAAAAAAAGAATTTGAATGTGGAATTTAAACATTATTATTTTGATGATTTTAGTAGTGATAATGCCTTTTTTATCGCAAATGAATTATTTGACGCTTTTGCTTGTGAGCTTTATGATAATCATAAATTTGGCTTCGTTGAAAATGGCAAAATAATCTTTAAAGAGCATAAAAATAGTTATGAATATTTACAAGATAAACTTGAAAAACGCTTGGAATTTTCTCCTATGATATATGATTTTTTAAGTGCTTTAGATAAGAAGTGTAAGGAATTTTATTTTTTAACATTTGATTATTTTTCTACATATTTAAATGATGAGTTTAGTTTAAGAATATTTAAAAATCATCAATTAATTGACCCATTTAACGCTAATTTAGAAGAATTATTTGCAAATTGTGATATTACTTGGAATGTAAATTATGATGAATTGTGCTTTTATTTTGATAAACTTAATCTAAAACATAGCTTTAAAAAACAATCAAGAGCTTTGATGGAATTTGGAGTAGATGAATTTAGCGATATTAAATACGCAAATGCCATTAAATATCTATTTTTTGGCTTTAGCGATAATTTTCATTGTTTAGAATTTAATAAAAACATTAAAGGAGATTAA
- a CDS encoding ferritin-like domain-containing protein, translating into MKDYSHTLFDVLSESDYAKKLAKFDDFYDDFLSNNLAYNEYEPLVLEEPSYAKSLEIIHPTRIKRPKELSSDNALAKTLHQIAHIEYSAIDLALDAAYRFYHTGGLLFASDFLEIAKEECLHFSLLNDALNELGYKYGDFGVHTNLFDAMRATNSSFKVRMGVVHRHLEACGLDANPFVVKKISSTKHQIKSKLLEVLKIILHDEISHVNKGDRWYKNAGGTNENFCDLLLEYKHLIRPIKNMNENARIMAGYTQDELDEIKKNFN; encoded by the coding sequence ATGAAAGATTATTCGCATACTTTATTTGATGTTTTAAGCGAGAGTGATTATGCTAAAAAATTAGCTAAATTTGATGATTTTTACGATGATTTTTTAAGCAATAACCTAGCTTATAATGAATACGAGCCTTTAGTTTTAGAAGAGCCAAGTTATGCAAAAAGCCTTGAGATTATTCACCCAACAAGGATTAAAAGACCAAAAGAACTAAGTTCTGATAATGCTTTAGCAAAGACCTTACACCAAATAGCTCATATTGAGTATTCAGCAATTGACCTTGCATTAGATGCTGCTTATAGATTTTATCATACCGGCGGGCTTTTGTTTGCGAGTGATTTTTTAGAAATAGCTAAAGAAGAATGCTTACACTTTAGTCTATTAAACGACGCTTTAAATGAGCTAGGATATAAATACGGAGATTTTGGGGTGCATACTAATTTATTTGACGCTATGAGAGCTACTAATTCTAGTTTTAAGGTTAGAATGGGGGTCGTGCATAGGCATTTAGAAGCTTGTGGGCTTGATGCTAATCCTTTTGTGGTTAAAAAAATAAGCAGCACAAAACACCAAATAAAATCAAAATTATTAGAAGTTTTAAAAATCATCTTGCACGATGAAATAAGCCATGTAAATAAAGGCGATAGATGGTATAAAAACGCAGGTGGGACAAATGAGAATTTTTGTGATTTACTCTTAGAATACAAACACCTAATAAGACCTATTAAAAATATGAATGAAAACGCTAGAATTATGGCTGGATATACCCAAGATGAATTAGATGAAATAAAAAAGAATTTTAATTAA
- a CDS encoding prepilin-type N-terminal cleavage/methylation domain-containing protein: MKKGFTMIELIFVIVILGILAAVAIPKLNATRDDAEIAKATSNISTLISDVSSYYTAKGQFSATWSDMTNVPNVLSLDKSNTGAASECLTFTASGTSIVATKGAGGTKCDRLLGISSVSTILGTIDGSKYTIDLASNTVSW; encoded by the coding sequence ATGAAAAAGGGCTTTACAATGATTGAGTTGATTTTCGTAATCGTAATTTTAGGAATTTTAGCAGCAGTTGCAATTCCAAAACTAAATGCTACAAGAGATGACGCTGAGATAGCTAAAGCAACAAGTAATATTTCTACATTAATAAGCGATGTGAGTTCATACTATACAGCAAAAGGACAATTTAGTGCTACTTGGTCTGATATGACAAATGTTCCTAATGTACTTAGTTTAGATAAATCTAATACTGGAGCAGCTTCAGAATGCTTAACATTTACAGCTAGTGGAACCAGTATAGTAGCAACAAAAGGAGCAGGCGGAACTAAATGTGATAGGCTTTTAGGAATTAGCTCTGTTTCTACAATTTTAGGTACTATTGATGGTAGTAAATATACAATTGATTTAGCATCAAATACAGTTTCTTGGTAA